The following proteins are co-located in the Apis mellifera strain DH4 linkage group LG9, Amel_HAv3.1, whole genome shotgun sequence genome:
- the LOC409024 gene encoding tropomodulin isoform X7 encodes MTTAAKLYGKDLSEYDDVDVDDLLAQLTPEEINILAKEVDPDDSFMPPSQRCSYECDKSPTGPLNRKKLIEHINKQALETPDRPELKPYVPGVIRGKKWVPPPQESTKEKEAEEQIAIDLGEEYEQALSNATQEEIIDLAAILGFHSMMNQDQYHASLLNSGQPVGLGWDGITKASQPKPYPMEPPNDTDVDATIKQVREDDVSLIDLNWNNIKNISDEKFIQLFEGLEINTHLESLSLTNVGLTDKTAQRLADALEKNSTLRVLNVETNFISPSVIVRLIRALLKTKSIEEFRCSNQRSQVLGNKIEMEITQLVEQNPTLLRLGLHLEFNDARHRVAAHLQRNIDRNRLQRTGRSSRNYTIGWTMPRSSTSIDNPDLAT; translated from the exons ATGACAACTGCAGCAAAATTATATGGCAAGGATTTGAGTGAATATGATGATGTGGATGTGGATGATTTATTGGCACAACTTACCccagaagaaattaatatactaGCTAAGGAAGTGGATCCAGAt gatAGCTTTATGCCACCATCACAGCGTTGTAGCTATGAATGTGACAAGAGTCCTACAGGACCATTAAATCGTAAGAAACTCATTGAACATATCAACAAACAAGCTTTAGAAACACCAGACAGACCTGAATTAAAACCTTATGTACCTGGTGtaataagaggaaaaaag TGGGTTCCACCTCCTCAAGAatcaacaaaagaaaaagaagcagaAGAACAAATTGCTATTGATCTTGGAGAAGAATATGAACAAGCATTATCTAATGCTActcaagaagaaattattgatcTTGCtg CTATTCTTGGATTTCATTCCATGATGAATCAAGATCAATATCATGCTTCTCTATTAAATTCTGGCCAACCTGTTGGTTTGGGTTGGGATGGTATAACAAAAGCTAGTCAACCAAAACCTTACCCAATGGAACCTCCCAATGATACAGATGTTGATGCTACTATTAAGCAAGTTAGAGAAGATGATGtttcattaattgatttaaattggaataatatcaaa aatatatctgatgaaaaatttattcaattattcgaagGATTAGAGATAAATACACATCTCGAATCTCTAAGTTTAACGAATGTGGGACTCACTGACAAGACTGCACAAAGGTTGGCAGATgccttagaaaaaaattcaacgctCAGAGTACTCAA cgTGGAAACAAACTTTATAAGCCCATCTGTGATAGTAAGGCTCATCAGGGCATTGCTTAAAACAAAATCAATAGAAGAATTTCGATGTTCGAATcag aggTCGCAGGTATtgggaaataaaattgaaatggaaattaCACAATTGGTGGAACAAAATCCAACATTGCTCCGACTTGGTCTTCACTTGGAATTCAATGATGCTAGACATCGCGTAGCTGCACATTTACAACGCAACATTGATAGGA